From a region of the Candidatus Bathyarchaeota archaeon genome:
- a CDS encoding glutamate synthase-related protein, producing the protein MPERVDRNSAYLNAKSTTGTQTRVKDTSPTSGMCPICIRDCPFLCEISLSTFRGREALYPEPLQFGYSTAGALKDFGLDWSHFNIQASIFEVHGIEADSDVALFHNANTETKIAGIPLKVPILTGAFGSTEVARLNWDGLAIGAALSGAIITIGENVCGMDRESKTEGGKVVESKELRRRIEVFRKFWDGKYGEVVVQTNVEDQRLGIDVYALSKLEVNVIERKWGQGAKAIGGEVRISNLDKAIMLKKRGYIVIPDPEDPTVQQAFKDGVFKSFERHSRVGIPNQKGFLEDIDWLRQQGAKHVILKTGAYRPSAVAFTMKLASEAKIEAITFDGAGGGTGMSPVPMMDEMSIPTVYLESWVLKCARILEKKGKFVPDLIMAGGFISETQIFKAIAMSNFGNGPMVKAVLMGRSPLTAVMKANYFRQLSEEGKLPRTFANRYGDTPDKFYIAAPKLKEKFGERFKEIPWEAVGLYTYLSDRVGVGLKQLLAGARKWKLHLLNRNDLMALSERAAKVTGIPLAEEAEQDAIERILE; encoded by the coding sequence ATGCCAGAACGTGTAGATAGAAACAGTGCCTATCTCAACGCAAAATCAACCACTGGAACACAAACACGAGTTAAAGATACTAGCCCTACAAGCGGCATGTGCCCAATATGCATCCGTGACTGCCCATTCCTCTGCGAAATCAGCCTCTCAACCTTTCGCGGAAGAGAAGCACTTTACCCCGAACCCCTGCAGTTTGGCTACAGCACAGCAGGCGCACTGAAAGATTTTGGACTCGATTGGTCCCACTTCAACATCCAAGCCTCCATCTTCGAAGTCCACGGCATCGAAGCCGACTCCGACGTAGCACTCTTCCACAACGCAAACACAGAAACTAAAATTGCAGGAATCCCATTAAAAGTCCCAATCCTAACCGGCGCCTTTGGTTCAACAGAAGTTGCACGGCTCAACTGGGATGGCCTAGCAATCGGCGCAGCACTATCAGGCGCAATAATAACAATTGGAGAAAACGTATGCGGAATGGACCGAGAGTCAAAAACTGAAGGCGGCAAAGTTGTAGAGTCAAAAGAACTGAGAAGACGTATTGAAGTTTTTCGAAAGTTCTGGGATGGCAAATACGGTGAGGTCGTTGTACAAACGAACGTGGAAGACCAAAGATTAGGTATAGACGTCTATGCGCTTTCAAAGTTAGAAGTAAACGTAATTGAGCGAAAGTGGGGACAAGGAGCTAAAGCTATTGGAGGAGAAGTTCGAATAAGTAACCTTGACAAAGCTATTATGCTTAAGAAAAGAGGTTACATAGTCATCCCCGACCCGGAAGACCCAACAGTCCAGCAAGCATTCAAAGATGGTGTTTTCAAATCCTTCGAAAGACACAGCAGAGTGGGCATACCGAATCAGAAAGGCTTTCTTGAAGACATCGATTGGCTAAGGCAACAGGGCGCCAAGCATGTAATCCTTAAAACTGGTGCGTATAGACCCTCTGCAGTTGCTTTCACCATGAAATTAGCTTCCGAGGCTAAAATTGAAGCAATAACTTTTGACGGCGCAGGCGGCGGAACTGGCATGAGCCCGGTTCCTATGATGGACGAAATGAGCATTCCAACGGTATATTTGGAATCATGGGTGCTGAAATGTGCTAGAATTCTAGAAAAGAAGGGCAAATTCGTACCAGATCTTATTATGGCAGGAGGCTTCATCAGCGAAACACAAATCTTCAAAGCAATAGCTATGAGCAACTTTGGCAACGGACCAATGGTCAAAGCAGTTTTAATGGGGCGCTCACCACTAACAGCGGTAATGAAAGCAAACTATTTCAGGCAGTTGTCTGAAGAGGGCAAGCTACCGCGTACCTTTGCGAACAGATACGGTGATACACCTGACAAGTTTTACATTGCTGCACCTAAGCTAAAAGAGAAATTCGGTGAAAGATTCAAGGAAATCCCATGGGAAGCAGTAGGATTGTACACATATCTTTCTGACCGTGTCGGCGTAGGACTCAAGCAATTGCTGGCGGGTGCAAGAAAGTGGAAACTTCACCTACTCAACAGAAACGATCTGATGGCCTTAAGTGAGAGGGCGGCAAAAGTCACAGGAATACCCCTTGCGGAAGAGGCAGAACAAGACGCTATTGAAAGGATTCTAGAATAA
- a CDS encoding cohesin domain-containing protein, translating into MAVLCLFVIMMAGATVYSSHQFAVADRELQSDTPKCTVYFDPGSPEVKLGEIFTVNVMVDDVEDLWGYEIGLVFDRSVLEYVGARTPHWRFISGQIEYLFWVAGTAPQNGEVELMEFTFKAKTKGSSSLSFYIHNLATIKYWEAPKDYVGWPIPHMLSEGLVTVS; encoded by the coding sequence GTGGCTGTATTGTGTCTTTTTGTCATTATGATGGCAGGTGCTACGGTATATTCGTCGCATCAATTCGCTGTTGCAGATAGGGAACTGCAATCTGATACTCCAAAGTGTACAGTGTACTTCGATCCTGGATCACCAGAAGTGAAACTTGGCGAAATCTTTACAGTTAACGTAATGGTAGATGATGTGGAGGACCTTTGGGGCTACGAGATTGGCTTGGTGTTTGACCGCTCTGTCCTAGAATATGTTGGAGCCAGAACGCCACATTGGAGGTTTATCTCTGGCCAGATTGAGTATTTGTTCTGGGTCGCTGGAACGGCTCCTCAAAATGGCGAAGTAGAATTGATGGAATTTACTTTCAAAGCTAAAACCAAGGGGAGTTCTTCGCTTAGCTTTTACATCCACAATCTTGCAACTATAAAGTACTGGGAAGCTCCTAAAGACTACGTAGGCTGGCCCATTCCACATATGCTGTCTGAAGGCCTCGTAACAGTCTCATAG
- a CDS encoding MogA/MoaB family molybdenum cofactor biosynthesis protein, whose translation MSQSSRRHKAEAPTQLSFTVIMCSTSRFARLKNGKRIDDPSGDLIVQMLKSFGHEVASRVIVPDNENLIKEALEEALQNENVLVVVICGGTGIAPKDVTIETITPKLKKILPGFGELFRKLSYDRMGSAAMLSRAVAGTVNGKAVFCIPGSIDAVRLCLDKLILPEAGHIVKHAREKP comes from the coding sequence GTGAGTCAATCTTCACGGAGGCATAAAGCTGAAGCACCAACCCAGCTTAGTTTCACCGTCATAATGTGTAGCACATCCCGTTTTGCCCGTCTAAAAAATGGGAAGCGGATTGATGATCCTTCAGGGGACTTGATTGTTCAAATGCTTAAGAGTTTTGGCCATGAGGTGGCTTCTCGTGTTATAGTGCCAGACAACGAAAACCTGATCAAAGAGGCTTTGGAAGAGGCTCTGCAGAATGAAAATGTGTTGGTTGTTGTTATTTGTGGCGGTACAGGAATTGCACCAAAAGATGTGACTATCGAAACTATCACTCCCAAGTTGAAGAAGATTTTGCCTGGCTTCGGTGAATTGTTCCGTAAACTAAGCTACGACAGGATGGGTTCTGCAGCCATGCTGAGTCGTGCAGTCGCTGGAACCGTAAATGGTAAAGCTGTCTTCTGCATTCCTGGAAGCATAGACGCTGTGAGGCTTTGTCTCGACAAGCTTATATTGCCTGAAGCAGGTCACATCGTGAAGCACGCTCGGGAAAAACCATGA
- a CDS encoding FprA family A-type flavoprotein, with amino-acid sequence MKPRKLKADVHWVGAVDWDRRLFDELIPLPDGTSYNAYLVKGSEKTALIDTVDPPMANVLINNLNQLEVKNLDFVVTNHAEQDHSGTLPQILKLYPNAMVVATPKCKSLLMELLLIPENRIMTMKDRETLSLGDKTLEFIHAPWVHWPETMLTYLREDKILFPCDLFGSHLATSNLYITDKATVYEAAKRYYAEIMMPFRAIIQKNLEKIKDLQIDIIAPSHGPIYHKPEFILEAYRDWVYAPPKNIVVLPYISMHGSTKKMVEYFVAALVERGITVKQFNLARTDIGKLAMALVDAATVVVGSPTVLVGPHPNVVYAVYLANALRPKLKFASIIGSYGWGGRMVEQITGLLSNLKVELLEPVVIKGFPEEEDFKALDRLADEILNKHKEHDLVC; translated from the coding sequence ATGAAGCCGAGAAAACTAAAAGCAGACGTTCATTGGGTTGGAGCGGTTGACTGGGATAGACGACTCTTCGATGAACTCATCCCGCTTCCTGACGGAACGAGTTATAACGCCTATCTTGTCAAAGGCAGCGAAAAAACAGCTTTGATAGACACTGTTGACCCACCCATGGCCAATGTGCTAATCAACAACCTAAACCAGCTAGAAGTTAAAAACTTAGATTTCGTAGTCACAAACCATGCGGAACAAGACCATTCTGGGACACTGCCGCAAATATTGAAATTGTATCCAAATGCCATGGTTGTTGCAACCCCTAAATGCAAAAGCTTGCTCATGGAATTGCTCCTGATTCCTGAAAACAGAATCATGACTATGAAGGATAGGGAAACCCTGTCGTTAGGAGATAAAACTTTAGAGTTCATCCATGCTCCGTGGGTTCACTGGCCAGAGACGATGCTGACGTATCTAAGAGAAGACAAGATACTTTTCCCTTGCGATTTATTCGGTTCTCATCTCGCAACATCTAACCTGTATATAACTGATAAAGCAACAGTCTACGAAGCAGCCAAGAGATACTATGCAGAAATCATGATGCCCTTCAGAGCAATAATTCAGAAAAATTTAGAGAAAATAAAGGATTTGCAGATCGACATTATAGCGCCAAGCCACGGTCCCATCTATCACAAGCCAGAGTTTATACTTGAAGCCTACAGGGATTGGGTCTACGCCCCGCCCAAAAACATCGTTGTACTGCCTTACATCTCAATGCATGGCAGCACCAAAAAGATGGTGGAATACTTTGTTGCCGCTTTAGTTGAGAGAGGCATAACTGTAAAACAGTTTAATCTAGCTAGGACAGATATTGGAAAATTGGCTATGGCTCTAGTGGACGCTGCCACAGTTGTGGTAGGCTCGCCTACAGTTCTTGTTGGGCCGCATCCAAATGTGGTTTACGCGGTTTATCTTGCAAATGCTTTGAGGCCGAAGTTGAAGTTTGCATCGATCATTGGGTCTTATGGTTGGGGGGGTAGAATGGTTGAGCAAATCACGGGATTGCTGTCTAACCTGAAGGTTGAGTTGCTTGAACCTGTTGTCATAAAAGGTTTTCCAGAGGAAGAAGACTTTAAGGCGTTAGACAGACTAGCTGACGAAATTCTGAACAAACACAAAGAACACGACCTAGTATGTTAA
- a CDS encoding flavin reductase family protein has translation MNSKALHRISYGLYIVTSGKENNCNGQIVNTLFQVTSEPPTIAVSINKQNFTHEFIRESSVLAVSILSRNTPLKFIGHFGFRSGRDVDKLEEVNFKIGRTGAPIVLDHTIAYLEAEVIKEVDAGTHTIFICKVVDAEILTDEEPMTYFYYHIIKKGATPKAAPTYLKEENKE, from the coding sequence ATGAACAGCAAAGCGTTACATAGGATAAGCTATGGCTTATACATCGTAACTTCCGGAAAAGAAAATAATTGTAACGGGCAAATCGTCAACACGCTATTCCAAGTAACATCGGAACCACCGACAATAGCAGTGAGCATAAACAAACAGAACTTCACACACGAATTCATCAGAGAAAGCAGCGTTTTAGCTGTCTCGATTCTTTCAAGGAATACGCCATTGAAGTTTATAGGCCATTTCGGTTTCAGAAGTGGAAGAGATGTAGATAAACTTGAAGAAGTAAACTTCAAAATCGGAAGAACTGGCGCACCAATAGTCTTGGATCATACAATTGCATATTTAGAAGCTGAAGTGATCAAAGAAGTCGATGCAGGCACACACACCATTTTTATCTGCAAAGTAGTTGACGCCGAAATCCTTACCGACGAAGAGCCTATGACCTATTTTTACTACCATATAATAAAGAAAGGTGCAACTCCTAAAGCAGCTCCGACTTACCTAAAAGAAGAAAACAAGGAGTGA
- a CDS encoding replication factor C small subunit has protein sequence MSYEMWAEKYRPKSLSQMVNQKDIVERLASFAKSRNVPHCIFAGPPGTGKTTAALCLARELYGDTYRENLMELNASDERGINVVRETVKTFARVRSLGEIPFKILILDEADNMTGDAQQALRRTMERYTGTCRFILIANYSGKIIEPIQSRCAPFRFSYLPREEQDIYLKHIAQNENAELLEDGLDAIYDICRGDLRKAVNSLQAAASLGKPVSSETVYSVVGRANPADVHAMIKIAMDGNFVEARKRLREMIMKYGVAGGDVIKQIHIELFRLDVPESWKVKLADVVGEVDFRLTEGADEEVQLSALLARLAEAGYELKGG, from the coding sequence ATGAGCTATGAAATGTGGGCAGAAAAATACCGCCCAAAATCCTTAAGCCAAATGGTAAACCAGAAAGACATCGTAGAACGCCTTGCCAGCTTTGCAAAATCCCGCAACGTGCCCCACTGCATTTTTGCTGGTCCTCCTGGAACAGGAAAAACAACCGCAGCTTTATGTCTAGCTCGCGAGTTGTACGGCGACACTTACAGAGAGAATTTAATGGAACTGAACGCAAGCGATGAACGGGGCATAAACGTTGTTCGCGAAACCGTGAAGACTTTTGCTCGTGTGCGGAGTCTTGGAGAAATTCCATTCAAAATCCTAATCTTAGATGAAGCAGACAATATGACTGGAGATGCACAGCAAGCTTTACGGCGAACAATGGAAAGGTACACCGGAACTTGCCGATTCATCCTAATAGCTAACTACAGCGGAAAAATCATCGAGCCGATTCAAAGCCGCTGCGCCCCTTTCCGTTTCAGCTATCTGCCTCGAGAGGAACAGGACATATATCTTAAGCACATAGCCCAAAACGAAAACGCAGAATTGTTAGAGGATGGGTTAGACGCAATTTACGACATTTGCAGAGGTGATCTGCGGAAAGCTGTCAACTCGTTACAGGCAGCCGCTTCCCTTGGGAAACCTGTAAGCTCAGAAACGGTTTATTCGGTGGTTGGAAGAGCAAACCCAGCAGACGTTCACGCCATGATAAAAATCGCGATGGATGGCAACTTCGTTGAAGCAAGAAAGAGGCTTCGGGAGATGATTATGAAGTATGGCGTGGCTGGAGGCGACGTAATAAAACAGATTCACATAGAACTTTTCCGTCTTGACGTTCCAGAAAGCTGGAAGGTTAAACTGGCAGACGTAGTGGGCGAAGTGGATTTCCGCCTTACTGAAGGCGCAGATGAAGAGGTGCAGTTGAGTGCGTTGTTGGCGAGGCTTGCTGAGGCAGGTTACGAGTTGAAAGGTGGCTAA
- a CDS encoding rubrerythrin family protein: protein MKNTIENLVKAFIGESQARNRYTFYAKVAKKAGFEQIGGIFLITAENEKEHASNLFKLICRLKKKSGEELDEVKVEAVAPTVLGSTAENLKAAIAGENYENTIMYPEFAEVAEKEGFPEIAIRLRAIGKAEKHHEERYKKLLKEVEAGTFFKKEKDVWWVCRECGYIHFGKEPPEECPSCDHPRSYFQLKCEEY, encoded by the coding sequence ATGAAAAACACCATTGAAAATCTGGTAAAAGCATTCATCGGTGAAAGTCAAGCAAGAAACCGCTATACATTCTATGCAAAGGTTGCCAAGAAGGCAGGCTTTGAGCAGATTGGGGGGATTTTCCTCATTACTGCAGAGAACGAGAAGGAGCATGCGAGCAACCTATTCAAGTTAATCTGCAGGTTGAAAAAGAAAAGTGGCGAGGAACTAGATGAGGTTAAAGTTGAAGCAGTAGCCCCAACGGTTCTCGGCAGCACAGCAGAGAATCTGAAGGCAGCAATCGCAGGAGAAAACTACGAGAACACAATAATGTATCCAGAATTCGCCGAAGTTGCTGAAAAAGAAGGCTTTCCTGAAATCGCGATAAGATTAAGAGCGATCGGTAAAGCAGAGAAACATCATGAAGAAAGATACAAGAAACTGCTAAAAGAGGTTGAGGCAGGAACCTTCTTCAAAAAGGAAAAAGATGTTTGGTGGGTATGCCGAGAATGTGGATATATTCACTTTGGAAAGGAACCACCAGAAGAATGTCCTTCATGTGATCACCCGCGAAGCTACTTCCAGCTTAAATGTGAAGAATATTAA
- a CDS encoding Glu/Leu/Phe/Val dehydrogenase, producing MSREMRPLDVALEQLEIAAGMLELDPGVHAFLKRPKRTLTVSIPIKMDDGGICIFWGCRVQHIDARGPFKGGIRYHPRVDLDEVTALAMWMTWKCAVVDIPYGGAKGGVCCNPKEMSQAELERLTRRYTNMLLDFIGPHKDVPAPDVYTNAQTMAWIMDTYSRFKGYSVPECVTGKPIIIGGSEGRAEATSRGVIICIREAAKRLDIKMKGAKIAVQGYGNVGWNAAKIAYDIGAKIIAVSDSKGGIYNSQGLNPYKVFEHKEKTSSVSGFKKAKKEVTNAEVLELKCDILIPAALENQINQANAGKIKAKIVGEGANGPTTPKADKILREKKVFLIPDILANAGGVTASYFEWVQNLTREHWTLKDVNQKLENIMVKSFNDVYKSMSRKETDMRTAALLLGVGRVAEAIETLGLWP from the coding sequence ATGAGTAGAGAAATGAGACCATTAGATGTTGCTTTAGAACAATTGGAAATCGCAGCGGGAATGTTGGAGTTAGACCCGGGGGTTCATGCATTTCTAAAACGTCCTAAAAGAACGCTTACGGTTTCGATTCCGATAAAGATGGACGACGGTGGCATTTGCATTTTCTGGGGCTGCCGAGTTCAACATATAGACGCTCGAGGTCCATTCAAAGGGGGAATCCGCTACCACCCACGTGTTGATTTGGACGAAGTTACAGCACTTGCGATGTGGATGACGTGGAAATGCGCAGTAGTCGACATCCCCTATGGCGGAGCAAAAGGCGGCGTCTGCTGCAACCCAAAAGAAATGTCCCAAGCCGAGCTTGAACGACTAACAAGGCGATACACAAACATGCTCCTCGACTTCATTGGCCCCCACAAAGACGTACCCGCCCCAGACGTCTACACAAACGCCCAAACAATGGCGTGGATAATGGACACGTACAGCCGATTCAAAGGCTACAGCGTACCCGAATGCGTCACAGGAAAACCTATAATCATAGGCGGATCCGAAGGAAGAGCCGAAGCAACCTCTAGAGGAGTCATAATTTGCATAAGAGAAGCCGCCAAACGTTTAGACATAAAAATGAAAGGTGCAAAAATAGCGGTGCAGGGATATGGCAATGTAGGATGGAACGCCGCTAAAATAGCGTACGACATAGGAGCAAAAATTATTGCAGTAAGCGACTCCAAAGGCGGAATCTACAACTCGCAAGGCTTAAATCCATACAAAGTTTTTGAACACAAAGAAAAGACGAGCTCTGTCTCAGGGTTTAAAAAAGCGAAAAAAGAAGTAACAAACGCTGAGGTTCTGGAACTTAAATGCGACATACTAATCCCGGCGGCATTAGAAAATCAAATCAACCAAGCAAACGCTGGAAAAATAAAAGCAAAAATAGTAGGCGAGGGAGCAAACGGACCCACCACACCAAAGGCAGACAAAATACTCCGTGAGAAAAAAGTGTTCTTGATACCAGATATACTCGCAAATGCTGGCGGCGTAACAGCTAGCTACTTCGAGTGGGTTCAAAATTTGACTCGAGAGCACTGGACTTTAAAGGATGTAAACCAGAAGCTGGAAAATATTATGGTAAAATCCTTCAACGATGTGTACAAGAGTATGAGTAGGAAAGAAACTGATATGAGAACTGCCGCGTTGCTACTAGGCGTAGGAAGAGTCGCTGAAGCCATAGAAACGCTGGGGCTTTGGCCCTGA
- a CDS encoding replication factor C large subunit has translation MHAAWTVKYKPKSLTEVVGNRVAIGEFKEWLKSWEKGVPSQKAAFLHGPPGVGKTATVEALASDLGMEFVEKNASDYRTEEKIRQFAGLASQYGGFFGKKRIILLDEMDGIYGTVDRGAIPAITEIIKNTRCPIVLIANDFWNKKFIAFRNKKKYLVIEFKKPSAGEVLKHLKKICAKEDIAADEEAVRFIAQRSEGDIRSAVNDLQALGQGKRRLTYGDVSWLAYRDRKEVIFTVLRQVLYGKSCKAAKQTVGMVDVDLDMFFEWIYENAPHHFNVPSELANAMEALAMADLYRGRIRRTRNWKLMRYMIDFMTAGVAMARDKSKPTGWIPFRFPQRIRMLSTSRAERAKKREIGKKVKRRMHISVAVAQKDVLPYLEIIFESNTDMAAGIANWFNFKEDEVSYITGNKKQAKNIIKIMEQSTPSQHPSKK, from the coding sequence GTGCATGCTGCATGGACAGTGAAGTACAAGCCCAAATCTTTGACAGAAGTTGTGGGAAACCGAGTAGCAATAGGCGAATTCAAAGAATGGTTAAAATCGTGGGAGAAAGGAGTTCCTTCACAGAAAGCCGCATTCCTTCACGGTCCACCAGGCGTCGGCAAGACAGCAACAGTTGAAGCCTTAGCTAGCGACCTTGGCATGGAGTTCGTAGAGAAGAACGCCAGTGATTACCGCACTGAGGAGAAAATCCGCCAATTTGCTGGATTAGCTTCTCAATATGGTGGTTTCTTCGGAAAAAAGCGCATAATTCTCCTTGACGAGATGGATGGAATTTATGGCACAGTAGATAGAGGAGCCATCCCAGCCATTACTGAAATAATAAAAAACACACGGTGCCCTATCGTTCTAATCGCGAACGATTTCTGGAACAAAAAGTTCATAGCATTTCGAAACAAGAAAAAATACCTAGTAATCGAGTTCAAAAAGCCATCGGCAGGCGAAGTGTTGAAGCATTTGAAGAAGATTTGCGCCAAAGAAGACATTGCTGCTGATGAGGAAGCTGTAAGGTTTATCGCTCAGCGAAGTGAAGGTGACATCCGGTCGGCTGTAAATGATTTACAGGCGTTGGGACAGGGAAAGCGGAGGCTTACATATGGTGATGTCTCTTGGCTTGCCTATCGAGACCGCAAAGAAGTTATTTTCACTGTTCTACGCCAGGTTTTATATGGAAAAAGTTGCAAGGCTGCTAAGCAGACTGTCGGCATGGTTGATGTTGATTTGGACATGTTTTTCGAATGGATTTACGAAAATGCACCTCATCATTTTAACGTTCCAAGCGAGTTGGCAAATGCTATGGAAGCGTTGGCAATGGCCGACTTGTATAGGGGAAGGATTAGGCGGACACGGAATTGGAAGTTGATGCGGTACATGATTGACTTCATGACTGCAGGGGTAGCGATGGCTAGGGACAAGTCGAAGCCGACTGGATGGATCCCGTTTAGGTTTCCGCAAAGAATAAGGATGTTGTCAACTAGCCGAGCCGAGAGAGCAAAGAAGAGGGAAATAGGGAAGAAGGTAAAACGGCGAATGCACATTTCAGTAGCGGTAGCGCAAAAAGATGTCCTGCCTTATTTGGAAATCATTTTTGAAAGCAACACGGATATGGCTGCAGGCATAGCTAACTGGTTCAACTTCAAAGAAGACGAAGTCAGCTACATTACTGGAAATAAAAAACAAGCCAAGAATATTATAAAAATCATGGAACAGAGCACCCCATCTCAGCACCCCAGTAAAAAGTGA
- a CDS encoding flavodoxin domain-containing protein — MSIPHRRIAEQLKGSLYMQKILILYYSRTGNTEKMAKAVAEGAKAIQGVEAELKFHARPEEFADYNAIAIGAPTYHHDMAVDIKNLLEKIALKNVNLKDKIGAAFGSYGWSGEAPRLVLEIMKNRFEMHLMEPPVLLKYVPDEAGLEKCRQLGKEIAEKLMLRTHATRGEKGFPE, encoded by the coding sequence GTGAGTATACCACACAGACGCATCGCAGAACAACTTAAAGGGAGTCTCTATATGCAAAAAATCCTCATTCTTTACTATAGCCGAACTGGAAACACCGAAAAGATGGCTAAAGCAGTAGCCGAAGGAGCTAAAGCAATTCAAGGAGTTGAAGCTGAACTAAAGTTTCACGCAAGACCTGAAGAGTTCGCTGACTATAACGCTATTGCAATTGGAGCCCCAACTTACCATCATGACATGGCTGTTGATATTAAGAATCTTCTCGAGAAAATTGCCTTGAAAAACGTCAATTTGAAAGATAAAATAGGAGCAGCTTTCGGGTCATACGGCTGGAGTGGTGAAGCACCACGACTGGTTCTTGAAATCATGAAAAACAGATTTGAAATGCACTTGATGGAACCACCAGTTCTACTCAAATACGTACCGGACGAAGCAGGGCTTGAAAAATGCAGACAACTTGGAAAGGAAATCGCTGAAAAACTCATGCTGCGTACACATGCTACACGCGGAGAGAAGGGGTTCCCAGAGTAG
- the moaA gene encoding GTP 3',8-cyclase MoaA, producing the protein MIKDNFGRPVLNLRFSVTQRCNLHCPYCHREGQEKRPDASVVEMTATEIVHLAKIAVDLGIRRIKLTGGEPLLRKDILNIVEGIAGLENLQDLSMTTNGIFLASMAKNLRARGLIRVNVSLPSLNEDAYCKLMGGDLRDVRRGISAAVKAGLYPVKVNMLVLAGVNESEIPEMIQFTRRSGTLLQLIELEPINLSKTYYERYHYPLDKVEAELAMRAVHVEVRPHMHNRRIYEMSDGKVEVIRPTENTEFCAHCTRLRVTSEGKLKPCLMVNTNLVDVMTPLRNGAAEEELVKLFTETCRKREPYHKQLAHQIVK; encoded by the coding sequence ATGATAAAAGACAACTTCGGTCGCCCTGTTCTAAACTTGCGATTTTCAGTCACTCAACGCTGTAACTTACATTGTCCCTACTGCCACCGCGAAGGTCAAGAGAAAAGGCCCGACGCTTCTGTTGTCGAAATGACTGCTACAGAAATTGTCCATCTGGCGAAGATAGCTGTTGACTTGGGTATACGGAGAATCAAATTGACAGGTGGTGAACCTTTGCTGAGAAAGGACATTCTAAACATTGTCGAGGGTATTGCTGGTTTGGAGAACTTGCAGGATTTGTCGATGACCACAAACGGAATTTTCTTAGCATCTATGGCGAAGAATTTGCGGGCTCGCGGTTTGATAAGAGTCAATGTTAGTTTGCCTTCTTTGAATGAGGATGCTTATTGCAAGTTGATGGGTGGTGATTTAAGAGATGTGAGGAGGGGAATCAGCGCTGCAGTTAAGGCAGGGCTATATCCAGTTAAAGTGAACATGCTGGTTTTAGCAGGCGTAAATGAAAGCGAAATCCCTGAAATGATCCAGTTCACCCGAAGAAGTGGTACATTATTACAGCTGATCGAGCTGGAACCTATCAACCTCAGCAAGACATACTACGAACGCTACCATTATCCATTAGATAAGGTTGAAGCAGAGCTGGCAATGCGAGCCGTACATGTGGAGGTAAGACCACACATGCATAATAGGCGCATATACGAGATGTCAGATGGAAAAGTTGAGGTAATCCGCCCCACAGAGAACACCGAATTTTGCGCTCACTGCACTAGGTTAAGAGTAACAAGTGAGGGAAAACTGAAGCCTTGCTTGATGGTGAACACAAACTTAGTTGACGTGATGACTCCTTTAAGGAATGGAGCAGCCGAAGAGGAATTAGTGAAGCTTTTTACGGAGACTTGTCGGAAAAGAGAGCCCTACCACAAACAGCTAGCACATCAAATAGTGAAATAG
- a CDS encoding rubredoxin — translation MTKYRCVICGYIYDPEKGDPDSGIEPGTSFEELPDDWVCPLCGATKDQFEKVE, via the coding sequence ATGACAAAATACAGATGCGTAATTTGTGGGTACATATATGACCCAGAAAAAGGAGACCCAGACTCTGGAATAGAACCAGGAACTTCGTTCGAAGAACTGCCAGATGACTGGGTTTGCCCACTTTGTGGAGCAACAAAAGATCAATTTGAAAAGGTCGAATAA